Proteins from a genomic interval of Salinarchaeum sp. Harcht-Bsk1:
- a CDS encoding ATPase domain-containing protein, with the protein MSGRNLVPLGLDDRDRLNAELGGGIPRGSIAIMEGQYGAGKSALTQRFTYGICEEGHTVTFLSTELTVKGFIDQMHSLDYGVEDHLLDERLLFLHGDIDSSSALRGDEEDEGERMQLLKRLMDAETMWESDVIILDTFDAILRNDPKFEHLVRQGDERQAALEIISFFREIVAKGKIVILTVDPTAVDEEAMGPFRSIADVYLELQMIEVGNDVRRNIAVKRFTGMGEQVGDSVGYSVRSGIGIVIESRSVA; encoded by the coding sequence ATGAGTGGACGAAACCTCGTACCGCTCGGTCTCGACGACCGAGACCGACTCAACGCGGAGCTGGGCGGCGGGATTCCCCGTGGGAGCATCGCCATCATGGAGGGCCAGTACGGCGCCGGAAAATCCGCGCTCACCCAGCGGTTCACGTACGGCATCTGCGAGGAGGGCCACACGGTCACCTTCCTCTCGACGGAACTCACCGTCAAGGGGTTCATCGACCAGATGCACTCGCTGGACTACGGCGTCGAGGATCACCTGCTCGACGAGCGCCTCCTCTTTCTCCACGGCGACATCGACTCTTCGAGCGCGCTCCGTGGGGACGAGGAGGATGAGGGCGAGCGGATGCAGCTACTGAAGCGGCTGATGGACGCCGAGACGATGTGGGAATCGGACGTGATCATCCTCGACACGTTCGACGCCATCCTCCGGAACGACCCCAAGTTCGAACACCTCGTCCGGCAGGGCGACGAGCGACAGGCGGCCCTCGAGATCATCTCCTTCTTCCGGGAAATCGTCGCGAAGGGCAAGATCGTCATCCTTACCGTCGACCCGACTGCCGTCGACGAGGAGGCGATGGGACCGTTCCGGTCGATCGCCGACGTCTATCTGGAACTCCAGATGATCGAGGTCGGCAACGACGTCCGTCGGAACATCGCGGTGAAGCGATTCACTGGCATGGGCGAACAGGTCGGTGACTCGGTCGGGTACTCCGTCCGGTCGGGCATCGGAATCGTCATCGAGAGCAGGAGTGTGGCCTGA
- a CDS encoding flagellin, which yields MGFSVSGATAVILIGGLIAFSFAFSAVNNGYERVSEAQEDREDRQLMQANSDVGIANATYDSGTSTLTVNATNTGSSELVVGRVSLLVDGAYRSNVTTAIDGDATTDVFLPGEVLTMTVNQSVRPDRVKVITGTGVAAISTEVNASA from the coding sequence ATGGGGTTTAGCGTCAGCGGCGCGACTGCCGTGATCCTCATCGGCGGCCTGATCGCGTTCAGTTTCGCCTTCAGCGCGGTGAACAACGGGTACGAGCGCGTCTCGGAGGCCCAGGAGGATCGCGAGGACCGCCAGTTGATGCAGGCGAACTCCGACGTCGGAATCGCGAACGCGACCTACGATAGCGGTACCTCGACGCTGACGGTCAACGCCACGAACACCGGCTCCTCCGAGCTCGTCGTCGGTCGCGTGTCCTTGCTGGTGGACGGCGCCTATCGATCGAACGTGACCACGGCGATCGACGGCGACGCGACGACAGACGTGTTCCTGCCCGGCGAGGTGCTCACGATGACGGTGAACCAGTCCGTCCGGCCCGACCGGGTCAAGGTGATTACAGGGACCGGCGTTGCAGCCATCTCGACGGAGGTGAACGCCAGTGCGTGA
- a CDS encoding FlaD/FlaE family flagellar protein, with translation MGDEDSNGVVGRVADVLARLGGDPRGARPASSTERSDQPAFERATSRADPAIGSEEARPVTDGGADGVPPGESPWPDDDPIVFGSDAESERGTAILDAVVDSEAEDAPPFSAADQEDSDAAAGGADPRDADGSPPNAGIDPDHLDELEARIEALESDHLHLESSIADVARSLDDLKGEVAGVGADVQSLVAVLGGIAIARDGAASGDDGANVEAILERAAVEAADVETADTETRAGSDAERSAESERSPESEPSLSEDECSASNERSSETEHPSETEHPSETEHPSEAANAPESDRSPGAVKSPDAEPSLDPGASTGGGDAADGSTVDGNGSTSDAQESTSDAKGSSFDPDEPPSGIHRGAGDPRRPPEGGDSTVAPSPSADHDPARELVDPRTDAVGARLRQFRDGFVDDPTADLPTGNGADEFRFEKVLLPTDGAAAPDLSNAELAKPYLEALPDGYAGDAVVLEWLDWLVSAADGATAAHAIRYYESIEWLTADVRDDLLGYLEGLGEQHQEGETAPAGTPPAALDLQDHLRSLQYVTELASGEVGSDGV, from the coding sequence ATGGGCGACGAGGACTCGAACGGCGTCGTCGGCCGCGTTGCCGACGTGCTGGCACGCCTCGGTGGCGATCCACGCGGCGCACGACCAGCGTCGAGTACCGAGCGATCGGACCAGCCGGCGTTCGAACGGGCCACCTCGCGCGCCGACCCGGCGATCGGATCCGAGGAAGCCCGCCCAGTCACCGATGGCGGTGCCGACGGCGTGCCACCGGGTGAGAGCCCCTGGCCGGACGACGATCCGATCGTCTTCGGATCGGACGCCGAGAGCGAACGCGGCACCGCGATCCTGGACGCGGTCGTCGATTCCGAGGCCGAGGACGCGCCGCCGTTTTCCGCCGCCGACCAGGAGGACTCCGACGCCGCAGCAGGCGGCGCCGACCCCCGGGACGCGGACGGGTCACCTCCGAATGCAGGTATCGACCCCGATCACCTCGACGAACTCGAGGCCCGCATCGAGGCACTCGAGTCCGATCACCTCCACCTGGAATCGAGCATCGCCGACGTGGCACGGAGTCTGGACGACCTCAAAGGCGAGGTCGCTGGCGTCGGTGCCGACGTGCAGTCGCTCGTCGCGGTGCTCGGGGGTATCGCGATCGCTCGCGACGGTGCTGCTTCCGGCGACGACGGGGCGAACGTCGAAGCGATCCTGGAACGTGCCGCCGTCGAAGCCGCAGACGTCGAGACCGCGGACACGGAAACCCGCGCCGGGTCCGACGCCGAGCGCTCCGCTGAATCTGAACGCTCCCCCGAATCCGAGCCTTCACTGTCCGAGGACGAGTGCTCGGCCTCGAACGAGCGCTCGTCCGAAACCGAGCACCCTTCCGAAACCGAGCACCCTTCCGAAACCGAGCACCCTTCCGAAGCAGCGAACGCACCCGAATCGGATCGCTCACCCGGCGCCGTGAAGTCACCTGACGCCGAACCCTCACTCGACCCCGGGGCCTCGACCGGAGGTGGTGACGCCGCGGACGGCTCCACCGTCGATGGAAACGGATCCACCTCCGACGCGCAGGAATCCACCTCCGACGCCAAGGGTTCGTCGTTCGACCCGGACGAACCCCCGTCGGGAATCCATCGCGGTGCTGGCGATCCCCGCCGACCTCCTGAAGGCGGAGACTCGACGGTCGCACCGTCGCCGTCGGCCGACCACGACCCGGCGCGAGAACTCGTCGATCCACGGACCGACGCCGTCGGGGCACGGCTCCGCCAGTTCCGCGATGGCTTCGTGGACGACCCGACGGCGGACCTGCCGACCGGCAACGGGGCAGACGAGTTCCGCTTCGAGAAGGTCCTCCTTCCGACCGACGGTGCGGCCGCTCCCGACCTCTCGAACGCCGAACTCGCGAAGCCGTACCTCGAAGCGCTTCCAGACGGCTACGCTGGCGACGCCGTCGTCCTCGAGTGGCTGGACTGGCTGGTCTCGGCGGCCGACGGCGCGACCGCCGCTCACGCGATCCGGTACTACGAGTCGATCGAGTGGCTCACTGCGGACGTCAGGGACGACCTCCTCGGCTACCTGGAGGGCCTCGGGGAGCAGCACCAGGAAGGCGAGACCGCTCCGGCCGGGACGCCGCCGGCAGCGCTCGACCTGCAGGACCACCTCCGCAGTCTCCAGTACGTGACCGAACTCGCATCCGGGGAGGTGGGTTCGGATGGGGTTTAG
- a CDS encoding CARDB domain-containing protein yields the protein MASVSISHLVIFIASLLVAATVAGALVTGVDRISGSVTDRSLDTSEEVRTDLTIISDAGSDAVYNESGGNGTVTVLVKNTGSLNLDATADQVDVLVDGAYVGNGDVTVTSLEGEPLDWRTGSVVRIEIATTLDAGDHRVQVTANGDEEVLRFRV from the coding sequence ATGGCTAGCGTCTCGATCTCGCACCTCGTGATCTTCATCGCGAGTCTGCTCGTGGCGGCGACGGTCGCCGGCGCACTCGTCACCGGGGTCGATCGCATCAGCGGCTCCGTCACGGATCGGAGCCTGGACACCAGCGAGGAGGTACGGACCGACCTGACGATCATCTCCGACGCCGGCAGCGACGCGGTGTACAACGAGTCCGGCGGCAACGGAACCGTGACAGTGCTCGTGAAGAACACGGGATCGTTGAATCTGGACGCGACAGCCGACCAGGTCGACGTGCTCGTCGACGGCGCCTACGTCGGCAACGGTGACGTCACTGTGACGTCGCTGGAGGGCGAGCCGCTCGACTGGCGAACCGGCTCCGTCGTCCGGATCGAGATCGCGACGACGCTCGATGCCGGTGACCACCGGGTGCAGGTGACGGCAAACGGCGACGAGGAGGTGTTGCGATTCCGCGTATGA